The proteins below come from a single Solea senegalensis isolate Sse05_10M linkage group LG2, IFAPA_SoseM_1, whole genome shotgun sequence genomic window:
- the slc19a2 gene encoding thiamine transporter 1, with translation MSALYPTVLLCVYGFFTNMRPSEPFLTAFLMGPDKNLTETQVVNEIYPVWTYSYLVLLFPVFLATDYLCYKPILVLQATSLVVTFVILLKAQGMLAMQLLEFFFGLATASEVAYYSYIYSVVEPAYYQRVTGYCRSATLFGSAAGSLLGQLLLLVDKVELLHLVIFTLTSATVAFVAPWFLPMPKKSLFFHKSPAEAKRRRHSSSSFFLDKNVEDSESKVPLKSQDVCTIPTSSKPDSSSSGVVKVLKMLFNDFLQCYRSRSLLAWSLWWALATCGYFQVINYAQALWENIRPSKDYEIYNGYVETVSTMLGALGALLVGYLPVRWALWGELALCILSLLMAACVFVMDTLNNIWLCYSSYVLFRATYMLLITVATYQIAASLSMQRYALVFGVNTFIALLLQTLLTLVVVDSAGLGLDVFTQFLIYASYFAVISAVFLLAWLFKLASKRRSEQEAVSRAEDKTQISCKLEPKPSEHSDSTR, from the exons ATGTCTGCTCTTTACCCGACAGTCCTGCTGTGTGTTTACGGATTCTTCACGAACATGCGGCCGTCGGAACCTTTCCTCACTGCCTTCCTGATGGGACCAGACAAGAacctgacagaaacacag GTGGTGAATGAAATCTATCCAGTATGGACATATTCCTACCTCGTGCTGCTGTTCCCTGTCTTCCTCGCCACCGACTACCTCTGTTATAAGCCTATATTAGTCCTGCAGGCCACTAGCTTGGTCGTCACCTTTGTCATTCTGCTGAAGGCACAGGGCATGTTGGCCATGCAGCTTCTGGAGTTTTTCTTTGGACTGGCCACAGCCTCTGAGGTGGCCTACTACTCGTACATCTACAGCGTGGTTGAGCCGGCTTACTACCAGAGAGTGACAGGCTACTGCCGCAGCGCCACTCTGTTTGGATCTGCTGCCGGATCTCTGTTGGGACAGCTTCTGCTCCTGGTCGACAAAGTTGAGCTGCTCCATCttgtcatttttactttaacatCAGCCACTGTGGCCTTTGTTGCTCCATGGTTTCTGCCCATGCCCAAGAAGagcttgtttttccacaaaagCCCTGCAGAAGCTAAGAGGAGGcggcacagcagcagctcattcTTCCTGGACAAGAATGTGGAAGATTCAGAGAGCAAAGTGCCTCTGAAGAGCCAGGATGTCTGCACA ATACCCACGTCCTCCAAACCAGACAGCTCCAGCAGTGGTGTTGTAAAGGTGTTGAAAATGCTGTTCAATGATTTCCTGCAGTGCTACAGAAGTCGCTCCTTGCTGGCCTGGTCACTGTGGTGGGCGCTGGCCACATGTGGCTACTTCCAGGTCATCAACTACGCTCAAGCTCTGTGGGAGAACATTCGTCCATCCAAGGACTATGAAATTTACAATGGCTATGTAGAAACAGTGTCCACAATGTTAG GGGCTCTGGGAGCTCTGTTGGTCGGCTACCTGCCTGTGCGCTGGGCTCTGTGGGGCGAGCTGGCTCTGTGCATCCTCTCTCTACTCAtggctgcgtgtgtgtttgtcatggaCACACTGAACAACATCTGGCTGTGTTACAGCTCATACGTCCTCTTCAGAGCCACATACATGCTGCTCATCACAGTGGCCAC ATATCAAATCGCAGCCAGTCTCAGCATGCAGCGGTATGCACTGGTGTTTGGAGTGAACACCTTTATAGCTCTTCTTCTGCAGACTCTGCTCACTCTAGTGGTGGTGGACTCTGCAGGCCTCGGCCTCGATGTCTTCACTCAG TTCCTTATCTATGCCAGCTACTTTGCAGTCATTTCTGCAGTCTTCCTCCTGGCTTGGCTTTTCAAACTTGCCTCCAAGAGGCGCTCTGAGCAGGAAGCAGTGTCCAGAGCAGaagataaaacacaaatcagCTGCAAACTTGAGCCAAAGCCGAGCGAGCACAGTGATTCAACAAGGTGA
- the zgc:113142 gene encoding retinol dehydrogenase 7 codes for MRKQIWDTVAHRRLAEMNTTLFIGQVIGIVPICAVLLFLLSKMVLRHRCIHVQGGYGYGVLITGCDSGFGHQLARCLDQKGFVVFAGCLYPDGIGAMSLSRQSSSHLKILKLDVTKDEDIQQVKKTVLENLPQKGLWAVVNNAGITDWAEIEWSHFEDFRHIIDINLCGCIRTSIAFLPLVRAAKGRVVFVSSIFAFFNCLNMGAYSVSKRGLEAFADCLRLEMASFGVKVSIIQPGNFGQATNILRIKSGLDIWEKLDNEQKQIFNQQYFELASEYFMSTCKKGFKDTTLVIDAMLHAITSSQPKYRYLLASVMDRFFFKLYPFMPTVLTDAMFSLSSMYAKRRDMLYAKNI; via the exons ATGAGAAAACAGATCTGGGACACAGTGGCTCACAGACGCCTCGCAGAAATGAACACGACTCTCTTCATTGGACAAGTCATCGGCATTGTCCCCATCTGTGCtgtcctgctcttcctcctctccaagATGGTTTTACGCCACCGCTGTATCCATGTGCAGGGCGGTTATGGCTACGGTGTGCTGATAACAGGCTGTGATAGCGGCTTTGGACACCAGCTGGCTCGATGCTTGGACCAGAAGGGGTTTGTGGTGTTTGCCGGTTGCTTGTATCCAGACGGAATCGGAGCCATGAGCCTGTCCAGACAAAGTTCCAGTCATCTGAAAATCCTCAAACTGGACGTCACCAAGGATGAAGACATACAGCAAGTGAAGAAGACGGTTTTGGAGAACCTGCCTCAgaaag GTCTGTGGGCAGTTGTTAACAACGCTGGAATCACAGACTGGGCCGAGATCGAGTGGAGCCATTTTGAAGATTTCCGCCACATAATTGACATCAACCTGTGTGGCTGCATCAGGACCTCCATTGCATTCCTGCCTCTGGTTCGTGCCGCTAAAG GTCGGGTGGTGTTTGTCTCGAGCATTTTCGCCTTCTTCAATTGCCTGAACATGGGAGCATACAGTGTGTCAAAGCGCGGTCTGGAGGCCTTTGCTGATTGCCTGAGACTTGAAATGGCAAGTTTTGGTGTGAAG GTGAGCATCATTCAGCCGGGAAACTTCGGTCAAGCCACAAACATCTTGAGGATAAAATCGGGCCTGGACATCTGGGAGAAACTAGACAATGAGCAAAAGCAGATCTTCAACCAGCAGTACTTTGAGCTGGCGAGTGAGTACTTCATGTCCACATGCAAAAAGGGATTCAAGGACACCACGCTGGTCATTGATGCCATGCTGCACGCCATCACGTCCTCACAGCCCAAATACAGATATCTGCTGGCttctgtgatggacaggttcTTCTTCAAACTCTATCCGTTCATGCCCACGGTCCTCACAGATGCTATGTTTTCGCTCAGCTCCATGTATGCTAAACGCAGAGACATGCTTTACgccaaaaacatttga
- the LOC122765399 gene encoding homeodomain-interacting protein kinase 2-like — protein MYSTQPVQGNQLFTGCLLTSASSKYRVQKYLGQGTFGTVVKCKRMNDGEIVAIKMMKSEHFWKAKEEAAILRKLKSLDPEKSNLVRWYQMFKDRGQLCLEFEHLDKSLYDLMRERRFQPLPLKHVRPIVKQLANALNYLRAARIIHADLKLENVMLVNQQVEPYRVKVIDFGLSSDVRFTTVGSYIQTRPFRSPEVILGLPLTEAIDMWSLGCMVVFLYLGTMLYSGDSEYDVIRNIIKTQGQLPHSMLCQGRKTHLYFMKDKRSTTSLWKLKNPEQVRRDKRKKPVEKQKCEMTSLDDLLYTHSINSDNNADQDAQWKDVQMFVNMVKEMLQLDTDTRITPSQLMQHRFTRMLHIINLYPRSKYVRDCSDMMTFCQKNKTQGRSTQQPSTRTASPHKHHCINPSPGSRNQTSQRSHGSWVNSKVVDVKNTKNTDTVVTNHPSMTATEVRSHPNMTVTATRPHLNTTETATRSHLNMTDNAVWSHLDMTNTAVKSDHNMTIRKKIAEYYDVKPKLANKKYYSDNSSSHTNSASPSIPSSSRGAETYVPTWDKRKVALSEDRDHNYDVRSDLKRQRAENYSADKSPCNCNHDSTHIVPDPSYHRCRPEEQRPSDSPWNERHVCSGQKRKAGATAGSYKPGCSNRPESTHTDQFHSNQRRPDKHVQHNSPHSSDSTLAKRRVLSVQKRKIPPEEEVRPTRRTCDHWLDETQTMQRGSAAQVPSTSGCSDRHESTHTDHFHLNQRRRSDKHPNCPHPTNSTLIKRPVRSGRKRKAPPEEEDVLPSKRTCDHSLNNRKLTQSSAGPQTSECSNSHECEDVQMCMLMSRTPDVHLLPPNTEPVEDNTFSPKHPTCQGR, from the exons ATGTACTCAACGCAACCTGTCCAAGGAAACCAGCTGTTCACAGGATGTTTGCTCACCTCTGCATCCTCCAAATACAGGGTGCAGAAATACCTTGGGCAGGGCACCTTTGGAACAGTTGTAAAATGCAAGAGGATGAACGACGGGGAGATCGTGGCCATTAAAATGATGAAGTCTGAACACTTTTGGAAGGCGAAAGAGGAG GCTGCTATCCTGAGGAAACTTAAATCACTGGACCCAGAAAAATCCAACCTTGTCCGTTGGTACCAGATGTTCAAAGACCGAGGACAACTTTGCCTAGAGTTTGAGCACCTAGACAAAAGTCTCTATGACTTGATGAGAGAAAGACGTTTCCAACCTCTTCCACTGAAGCATGTCAGACCTATTGTCAAGCAG CTCGCCAATGCACTCAATTACTTGAGGGCAGCTAGAATAATTCATGCAGACCTCAAGTTGGAGAATGTGATGCTGGTCAATCAACAAGTGGAGCCCTACAGAGTCAAAGTGATTGACTTTGGCCTATCCAGCGATGTTCGGTTTACCACGGTGGGCTCATACATTCAGACTCGTCCTTTTCG TTCTCCAGAGGTCATTTTGGGACTCCCTCTCACAGAGGCCATAGACATGTGGTCCCTGGGCTGCATGGTGGTTTTCCTCTACCTCGGCACTATGCTCTACAGTGGTGACAGTGAATATGATGTG ATCAGGAACATAATAAAGACTCAGGGTCAGCTACCACACAGCATGCTCTGCCAAGGCAGAAAAACTCACTTGTATTTCATGAAAGACAAGAGGTCCACTACCTCCCTTTGGAAACTTAAG AACCCAGAACAAGTCAGAAGAGACAAGCGGAAAAAGCCAGTGGAGAAACAGAAGTGTGAGATGACCTCACTGGATGACCTCCTATAT ACACATTCGATTAACAGTGACAACAACGCAGATCAAGATGCACAGTGGAAAGATGTGCAGATGTTTGTGAACATGGTGAAGGAAATGCTTCAGCTTGATACTGACACAAGGATAACTCCCTCTCAGCTGATGCAGCATCGGTTCACCAGGATGTTGCACATTATTAACCTGTATCCAAGGAGCAAGTA TGTCAGGGACTGCTCCGATATGATGACattctgtcaaaaaaacaaaactcagggCAGATCAACGCAGCAACCATCCACCAGGACTGCCAGCCCCCACAAGCATCACTGCATCAACCCAAGTCCAGGGTCCAGGAACCAAACCTCACAAAGGTCACACGGGTCATGGGTGAATAGTAAGGTTGTAGATGTCAAGAACACAAAGAACACTGACACTGTGGTGACGAACCACCCAAGCATGACTGCCACTGAAGTGAGGAGCCACCCGAACATGACTGTTACTGCAACGAGACCCCACCTGAACACGACCGAAACTGCAACAAGGAGCCACCTGAACATGACCGACAATGCAGTGTGGAGCCACCTGGACATGACCAACACTGCAGTGAAAAGTGACCACAACATGACCATTAGGAAGAAGATAGCAGAATATTATGATGTAAAACCTAAGCTTGCCAACAAGAAGTACTATAGTGACAATAGCAGTTCTCACACAAACTCTGCAAGTCCATCCATCCCAAGCTCCAGCAGGGGGGCTGAGACATATGTCCCGACATGGGACAAGAGAAAGGTAGCTCTTAGTGAAGACCGTGATCACAATTACGATGTGAGGTCAGACCTCAAGAGGCAGAGGGCTGAGAACTACTCAGCAGACAAATCCCCCTGCAATTGCAACCATGACTCTACCCACATTGTCCCTGATCCGTCTTATCACAGGTGCAGGCCAGAAGAACAACGTCCTTCAGACAGCCCGTGGAATGAGAGACATGTCTGTTCAgggcagaaaagaaaagctggTGCAACTGCAGGTTCATACAAGCCAGGCTGCAGCAACAGACCTGAATCTACCCACACTGACCAATTTCACTCAAATCAGCGAAGGCCAGATAAACACGTCCAACACAACTCTCCACATTCATCAGACAGCACCCTGGCCAAGAGACGAGTTCTTTCAgttcagaaaagaaaaatacctcCAGAGGAAGAAGTGCGGCCTACAAGAAGAACTTGCGATCACTGGTTAGATGAAACACAGACGATGCAAAGAGGTTCTGCAGCACAAGTTCCATCGACATCGGGCTGCAGTGACAGACATGAATCTACCCACACTGACCATTTTCACTTGAATCAGAGAAGAAGGTCAGATAAACATCCCAACTGTCCACATCCAACAAACAGCACTCTGATCAAGAGACCAGTTCGATCGGGACGGAAAAGAAAAGCCCCTCCTGAGGAAGAAGATGTGCTACCTTCAAAAAGAACTTGTGATCACTCATTAAACAATAGAAAGTTGACACAGAGTTCAGCAGGTCCACAAACATCAGAGTGCAGCAACAGTCATGAATGTGAAGATGTACAGATGTGCATGCTCATGTCTCGTACCCCCGATGTTCACCTTCTTCCACCAAACACTGAACCAGTAGAAGATAATACCTTCTCACCCAAACACCCAACTTGCCAAGGCAGATGA
- the arl6ip6 gene encoding ADP-ribosylation factor-like protein 6-interacting protein 6 isoform X2: MSETRLFSSEVMRRSGTVRVSGSVASGEADAAATGRRLDADRRGHRKWSVVALSVLSSAVFVAAVGCFCALVYPIMKELRAERVRGVDGTEERILGFWSILVLSVLVGSICCVLSWTLTYLDSYQAGSLALSLFR, encoded by the exons ATGAGCGAAACTCGCTTATTTTCCTCGGAGGTAATGAGGCGCTCAGGAACCGTGAGAGTCAGCGGGAGCGTCGCGTCAGGAGAGGCTGACGCTGCGGCTACAGGACGGAGGCTCGACGCCGACCGGAGAGGCCACAGAAAGTGGTCGGTGGTTGCCCTGTCTGTCCTGAGCTCCGCCGTGTTCGTGGCCGCTGTCGGTTGTTTCTGCGCCCTCGTTTACCCGATCATGAAAG AGCTTCgggcagagagagtgagaggagtggATGGGACTGAAGAGAGGATTCTTG GTTTCTGGAGTATCCTGGTGCTGTCAGTATTAGTCGGGTCTATCTGCTGCGTTCTCTCATGGACTCTCACTTACCTGGACTCGTACCAGGCTGGCTCACTGGCTCTGTCCCTCTTCAGGTAA
- the arl6ip6 gene encoding ADP-ribosylation factor-like protein 6-interacting protein 6 isoform X1, translating to MSETRLFSSEVMRRSGTVRVSGSVASGEADAAATGRRLDADRRGHRKWSVVALSVLSSAVFVAAVGCFCALVYPIMKELRAERVRGVDGTEERILGFWSILVLSVLVGSICCVLSWTLTYLDSYQAGSLALSLFRDASDQGFLMDYGVVVLNGIMAMLTVIWSLT from the exons ATGAGCGAAACTCGCTTATTTTCCTCGGAGGTAATGAGGCGCTCAGGAACCGTGAGAGTCAGCGGGAGCGTCGCGTCAGGAGAGGCTGACGCTGCGGCTACAGGACGGAGGCTCGACGCCGACCGGAGAGGCCACAGAAAGTGGTCGGTGGTTGCCCTGTCTGTCCTGAGCTCCGCCGTGTTCGTGGCCGCTGTCGGTTGTTTCTGCGCCCTCGTTTACCCGATCATGAAAG AGCTTCgggcagagagagtgagaggagtggATGGGACTGAAGAGAGGATTCTTG GTTTCTGGAGTATCCTGGTGCTGTCAGTATTAGTCGGGTCTATCTGCTGCGTTCTCTCATGGACTCTCACTTACCTGGACTCGTACCAGGCTGGCTCACTGGCTCTGTCCCTCTTCAG AGATGCATCTGACCAGGGTTTCCTCATGGATTACGGTGTTGTTGTCCTCAATGGCATCATGGCAATGCTCACTGTCATCTGGAGCCTCacctga